One window of Leptotrichia hongkongensis genomic DNA carries:
- a CDS encoding peptidyl-prolyl cis-trans isomerase, which produces MKNKFKIVILTALCTLALSCGNSNGGKVLFESSDKKIKVYEKEVNNELEKSLFSSGISEKELTPEQITQMKHSIIKNIALNRALALKAKEKKLDKDKKYTQSQEILQEQLLASLATLSEINERAKITDADAKAAYDANQASFTQPEDSVRLQVIVFQPTDTAKAEQALKEAVANPNNFTAYVNQYNPGTEQSGQTQSILLSQLASRFGSVSEAIKDVKAGQVVNKVVNDGKSLYIVKVLERNPKGLIPFESVKEGIKTQLRNQKRQIEQQTYLKSISDEFKLSNMDEALKNIK; this is translated from the coding sequence ATGAAAAATAAATTTAAAATAGTTATCTTGACAGCATTATGCACACTTGCGTTATCTTGTGGAAATAGTAACGGAGGTAAAGTACTATTCGAATCGTCAGACAAAAAAATAAAAGTTTATGAAAAGGAAGTTAATAACGAACTGGAAAAAAGTCTATTTTCTAGTGGAATTTCTGAAAAAGAGCTTACTCCTGAGCAAATTACACAAATGAAACATTCTATTATTAAAAATATCGCTCTAAATAGAGCTCTTGCCCTGAAAGCAAAAGAAAAAAAACTTGATAAAGACAAGAAATATACACAAAGCCAAGAAATTTTACAGGAACAATTACTGGCAAGCCTTGCAACATTAAGCGAAATCAACGAAAGAGCCAAAATTACAGATGCTGATGCTAAAGCTGCCTACGATGCCAACCAAGCTAGTTTTACACAGCCTGAAGATTCAGTACGACTGCAAGTTATAGTATTCCAGCCTACTGATACAGCAAAAGCTGAGCAGGCATTAAAGGAAGCTGTTGCAAATCCTAATAATTTTACTGCTTACGTAAATCAATACAATCCTGGAACTGAACAAAGCGGACAGACACAATCAATTCTTCTAAGCCAGCTAGCAAGCCGATTTGGGTCAGTAAGTGAAGCTATCAAGGATGTTAAGGCAGGACAAGTTGTTAACAAAGTTGTAAATGATGGAAAAAGTTTGTATATCGTGAAAGTTCTTGAAAGAAATCCTAAAGGACTGATACCTTTTGAAAGCGTTAAAGAAGGTATCAAAACTCAGTTAAGAAATCAGAAAAGGCAGATTGAACAACAAACTTACCTAAAATCGATTTCTGATGAATTTAAATTATCAAATATGGATGAAGCATTAAAAAATATTAAATAA
- the phnC gene encoding phosphonate ABC transporter ATP-binding protein: MLLSIKNVSKKYNNGTNALKNISFDVEKGEFISVIGPSGSGKSTLLRSINKMIDISQGSILFEDKNIESLKKTQIELVRREIGMIFQSYNLVERLTVIENVLHGRLGYKSIIAGILGIYSEEEKKEAFSFLERVNMTKYAYQKCSELSGGQKQRVGIARAIMQKPKLLLCDEPIASLDPKTAENIMDYLKKIVTELKITCIVNLHQVDIAKKYSDRIIALNKGEKIFDDKAEKLTEKMVEFIYKDEE; the protein is encoded by the coding sequence ATGTTATTAAGTATAAAAAATGTTTCAAAAAAATATAATAACGGAACAAATGCCTTGAAAAATATTTCATTCGATGTAGAAAAAGGAGAATTTATATCGGTTATTGGTCCATCAGGTTCTGGAAAATCAACATTACTTAGAAGTATCAACAAAATGATTGATATTTCACAAGGCTCAATTTTATTTGAAGATAAAAATATTGAGAGCTTGAAAAAAACACAAATCGAACTTGTAAGACGAGAAATTGGAATGATTTTTCAAAGTTATAATCTTGTGGAAAGGCTAACTGTTATTGAAAACGTACTTCATGGACGGCTTGGTTATAAATCAATAATTGCTGGAATATTGGGTATTTATTCAGAGGAAGAAAAAAAAGAAGCTTTTAGCTTTCTAGAAAGAGTAAATATGACTAAATACGCTTATCAAAAATGTAGTGAACTTTCAGGTGGACAAAAGCAGCGTGTCGGTATTGCAAGGGCAATCATGCAAAAACCAAAATTGCTTCTTTGTGATGAGCCAATCGCCTCACTTGATCCAAAAACTGCTGAAAACATAATGGATTATCTAAAAAAAATTGTTACGGAACTAAAAATTACGTGTATTGTAAATCTTCATCAAGTTGACATTGCAAAAAAATATTCAGATAGAATAATTGCACTTAACAAAGGAGAAAAAATTTTTGATGATAAGGCAGAAAAACTTACAGAAAAAATGGTTGAATTTATTTATAAGGATGAAGAATAA
- a CDS encoding PhnE/PtxC family ABC transporter permease: protein MNLTKKDIFKQRFYSKIILLSTIVILYGISSVISGFQNGMAFSSIPAGIFWLLQKFIPTQNALQYFPEILDSALKTVLLAITSTMISSIFALFLAIIGSNSTGINIFTKVITKVIASFFRNIPIVAWALILVFSFKQSQFTGFLALFLITFGYLTRAFSETIDDVAGDVIEALKSVGASYFQIIFCGVIPSVSSQLVSWLLFFIETGVRESTLVGILTGTGIGFTFSLYYKSFRYDAAGLVILVVTVIVIGIEMLSNKLRNELM from the coding sequence ATGAATTTAACAAAAAAAGATATTTTTAAACAGCGATTTTATTCAAAAATTATACTGTTATCAACAATTGTAATACTTTACGGGATTTCATCTGTTATTTCAGGCTTCCAGAATGGAATGGCATTTTCTTCAATTCCAGCTGGAATCTTTTGGCTTTTACAAAAATTTATTCCTACACAAAATGCTCTGCAGTATTTTCCTGAAATTTTAGATTCAGCATTAAAGACTGTCCTGCTTGCTATAACTTCCACAATGATTTCATCAATTTTTGCCCTTTTTCTTGCAATAATTGGTTCAAACTCGACTGGAATAAATATTTTTACCAAAGTTATAACAAAAGTAATTGCTTCTTTTTTTAGGAATATTCCAATCGTAGCATGGGCATTAATACTGGTATTTTCATTCAAACAGAGCCAATTTACAGGCTTTCTCGCATTATTCCTAATTACATTTGGCTATCTTACACGTGCCTTTTCTGAAACAATTGACGATGTTGCGGGCGACGTAATTGAAGCCCTAAAATCAGTAGGAGCTTCATACTTTCAAATAATATTTTGTGGAGTTATTCCAAGTGTCTCTTCACAACTTGTATCATGGCTTCTTTTCTTTATTGAAACTGGAGTTCGTGAATCAACTTTAGTTGGTATTTTAACAGGAACTGGAATTGGATTTACATTCAGCCTGTATTATAAAAGTTTTCGTTACGATGCCGCAGGACTGGTAATTCTAGTTGTTACCGTTATTGTAATCGGAATAGAAATGCTCTCAAACAAACTTAGAAATGAACTGATGTAA
- a CDS encoding PhnE/PtxC family ABC transporter permease: MKKIKIRKFTKSRFYLYTTLSVLSIITIYTLITMDFDNVNIAKATVHFFKDLKTMFFSPRLSDRYTYSQVFLSLAVTIALAVLTTIIGSFIALFFSFFAAKNLSSSYISKAVKIGITFIRAIPTILWVMVFSVVANIGVEAAIIGMTFHSVAYLVKAYSESIEEIDNGIIEALKATGASFWKIIFQGILPSTVTSILSWTFIRFEINFTNAVLVGAAAGAGGIGYDMFMAGTMYFDIREIGVFVYLIFGVAIILEFISYFLRKKYLKN; the protein is encoded by the coding sequence TTGAAAAAAATAAAAATTAGAAAATTTACAAAATCAAGATTCTATCTATACACAACTTTATCTGTTTTGTCAATTATTACAATTTATACATTAATTACAATGGATTTTGATAATGTGAATATTGCTAAAGCAACTGTACATTTTTTTAAAGACTTAAAGACAATGTTCTTTTCCCCAAGATTGTCTGACAGATACACATATAGCCAAGTATTTCTTAGCCTTGCTGTAACAATCGCCCTTGCCGTACTTACCACAATAATCGGATCATTTATTGCATTGTTTTTTTCGTTTTTTGCAGCTAAAAATTTATCAAGCTCGTATATATCAAAAGCTGTCAAAATAGGAATTACATTTATTCGTGCAATTCCAACAATATTATGGGTTATGGTATTTTCAGTCGTTGCAAATATTGGTGTTGAAGCAGCTATTATTGGTATGACTTTCCATAGTGTCGCCTACCTTGTAAAAGCCTATTCTGAAAGTATCGAAGAAATAGATAACGGTATTATAGAAGCTCTAAAAGCAACTGGAGCATCATTCTGGAAAATTATTTTTCAAGGAATTTTACCAAGCACTGTAACTTCCATTCTATCCTGGACATTCATCCGTTTTGAAATAAACTTTACAAATGCTGTATTAGTAGGAGCTGCAGCTGGAGCAGGAGGAATTGGTTATGATATGTTTATGGCTGGAACCATGTACTTTGATATAAGAGAAATTGGGGTATTTGTATATCTAATATTTGGTGTAGCAATTATATTGGAATTTATTTCATATTTTTTGAGAAAAAAATATTTAAAAAATTAA